The Anabas testudineus chromosome 5, fAnaTes1.2, whole genome shotgun sequence region GTGTATTTAGTAAATATGTTCATATTTCCCGCGCGACTGTTTTTAACTTGTAGCTCTACAAGAGGAAGTTTATTACATTGTTAATCCGGGCTAGCCCGCTAAAGCTAGCCGGGCGTTGTCCTAGTTAATTGTCTTTTTGTCCTGCTGCTCGGTAAATGGACAGCTGCTGGTtccatgatttatttttttattttgttctacGACTTCCAGTGGGGTGTCAGTTACTATAGCAGCTAAATGCTAATTCATGTTTCCGTCTTTCAGGCCGAAGTAGAAGAAACCCTGAAGAGGATCCAGAGTCAGCAGGGAGTGCAGGGAATCATCATCGTCAATTCAGAAGGTGAAAgaacttataaataaatacaaataatagtACAAAAGTCACTAGGCGGTCACAATAATAGTATTATAGAGCCCGGGTTCAAAGATAATGATATATACTTATACAGTCGCGAGAAGTGAAACTGATTCTAGTGTAACagtcatctcatctcatctcacaGAAGTCTGCAGGATTATAACTCCCAGACcacagaaaccaggtttctctaatcctaTAGACcgattacagtaaccaggtttcccgtTTACATGACAGTAGAGAAAGccgactgtaacctggttacttgagtggGTGTAAACGCACTGAATGAAACCAAGCATGGTGAGGTAGGAGACAGACAATttgaaacattaacattaaaaaggTCAATAATTTCTTAGTGATAAGGGAAAAGGTTTAATGTGCTTTAAGAATGTGCACACTGCAGCAATTGCATCtatgtacattttaaacagataaaaaaagcattttaaatctGTATCACATTATGAATCATGTTTCCAATCCTAttctgtttgatatttttacttGGGTGAAAGGACTGCAGCGATTTATAGGTTATATATAGGATTTATAGGATTGCTAATTGAATTCTGTTGATCTTTTCCTTCAGGAATCCCCATCAAGACGACTCTGGACAACTCCAGCACTGTGCAGTACGCAGGACTGATCCACCAGTTGGTGATGAAGGCCAGGAGCACCGTACGAGACATCGACCCTCAGAACGACCTCACCTTCCTTCGTGTGCGGTCCAAGAAGAATGAGATCATGATTGCTCCGGGTGAGGAGGGAACttaagcttttttaaaatttcatagCTGGCAAGAGGTACTTCAAGAATGTTTAGTCCAAAGCATCTACAACTTCATAGAAGTAAGAGGAGGCtctcatcaaaataaaagtgactacatttacatgcacttaggTAACATGGTTAGAGTCAGCTTACTTCAGTTCTTACCTGTCAGTAAAAAGATACCTAGTTACTGTAGTCAGGGTAGGGGGtcagagaaacctgatttcccaGGTCCGGTAGATCTTTCCTGAAGAATGCTGGTTTCCATGTATACATGTACCAGGTTTCTAATTGGTATTTTATAAAGATTGGAGTGGATTGGCTGACTGAGATCCAACTACAACTGAAACTAATAATGTGGCTGTAGAAGTCCGTCCACAATGTGAATTTCTTCGCTCTTCATGGAGAACTGTGAACCTGTTCTAActgttcctttttctttacaGATAAGGACTATTTCTTGATCGTCATTCAGAACCCATCAGACTGAAACTGCCGCCAACTCATTACTTTGTCTGTCtttcatatttaaaacagcCAAACACTTATTTTGTCTCCTTAAATCAGAAGAACCTGTTTAACAGAAACTCAATATGCACTTGCTGTCCAAAACGGTGAAGGCAGGATTTGAAGGTGGATGAACTTCACTGAGTGACAAGATGTATGAACCATTCAACAGTCAATCCCTCTGCAGGCCAATTACTATTTTTCCTTGTTTAACATTCCagttcaggctcctgtctggGTATACTGTGCGTTATGTCCCCAAGCTTAGTTCATAGCTGTTTTAGCACATGATATGAAGTGCACAGCTGTTAAAATATCTATGCCACACATACTGGACCAGTCCAATTGTCTACTTTTGCAAAGCAGATGAGAGAGTGGCCACAGCACATATGAAAGTGTAAAGATGTCCTTTCAGCTCTTAGGTTTTgggattattatttattgttttgttggcAGTACACATTGAAGTACAGTATTTTAGTGGTGAGCAGTGAACTACACTACAAAAACTGCACTTACCATGCCGCCTTTCTGCTGGTTATTTGTAACAAGTTAAgaaattaaacatataaaatggtctttgtgtttttgttttcatttgtattatACATTGTATGCActtagttttagttgttttaatgTAGTGATATAAAAGTGCTAAAGAGCTCaaagatgaaaataattattatgttttataattttatcaGAACTCGAATACGTTTAATCCAAATCCAAACGATAtgaccacagagcagagaaatatCTGCTGAATTTGATCTTGTTTTACAGCCTAACTCTTGCAGACCAAAGAGAAGCAATGACATGATAAACCCATGTTCATAACCACTTCACATACATTTATGAAGCATCCAATGCAGTCAGTGTATTGTTTTTTGAGCTGTTAAAGAGGTCCTGGGACACAGACCTGGGACATCCGCATAAAAAGTGAAATTTACAACAAGCTCGGAATGACAATTAATGTTGCATCATCTCCTGTTATTACATAGTGACACAGTGTTAAATGTcttatacagtattaaatacaGGCATGGATTATTAGAAATAGGCACAGACCACTTATCAGGGGGAATGTTCAAAATCTTACTGAAGTATAAGTACAGAAGCATCAGCTTCAAAAGTATTCTGATTCCACTAACTTATCaa contains the following coding sequences:
- the dynlrb1 gene encoding dynein light chain roadblock-type 1, whose protein sequence is MAEVEETLKRIQSQQGVQGIIIVNSEGIPIKTTLDNSSTVQYAGLIHQLVMKARSTVRDIDPQNDLTFLRVRSKKNEIMIAPDKDYFLIVIQNPSD